The nucleotide window CCGGCTAAACGAACCGTTTTTAGGGCTACAACTAATCCTCCTAACCCTGAACTATCCATAAAGGTCACATCTTTAAAATCAACCACGATAATATCAGTCTTTTCTTCCAGTAGCTTACTAATTTCCTGGCGAAACTCCAACGCTTGAGCTTCACCTAAAATCCCTGACGGACGAATCACTTTAATCTTATAAGTCATAGACATAACTACTGAAGTTCCAACTAAACGATGAAATTAAATCTTGTATCATTGAGTGAAAACTCGGAAAAATTAGTTAAAATTAAGCAAAGATAACCCTAAAAAATTTATGTCTCTAATCATCGTTTATTATATCATCCTTCTTCCCTCAAAAAATTATCAAAAATCTATTCTGAGTTAACTATCTGGACAAAAATACAGTTAACTGTGACCATAAGCAACAGACAAAAAAGAATAAGACCAGTCAGTTGACAATTCTTTACATAATCGGGGTGATTGAACCTGAGCGACTTGTTAAAAAAAACTGTTTTGTAATAGGAACGTTAAATTAAATGGAAAACTATGATGTTATTATTATTGGTGCGGGTCACAATGGGTTAGTCTGTGCCGCTTATTTACTCAAAGCCGGTTACAAAGTTTTATTACTCGAAAAGCGCCCAGTCCCAGGAGGAGCAGCCACAACAGAAGAAGCCATTCCGGATCAAGCTCCTGGCTTTAAGTTTAACCTCTGTGCGATCGACCATGAATTTATTTTTCTAGGGCCTGTTATCGAAGAATTACAACTCGGTAACTATGGATTAGAATATCTATTTTGTGACCCTACAGTTTTTTGTCCTCATCCCGATGGAAAATATTTTTTATCCTATCGTTCTGTGGAAAAAACTTGTCAAGAAATCGCCCGTTATAGTCCTAGAGATGCCGAAAAATATCGGGAATTTGTGGACTATTGGACTACAATTATGAATGCGATCGCTCCTTGGTTTAATATCCCGCCTCAATCTATTTTAGACCTGATTCAAAGTTATGATTTTAATCGCCTCAAAGAGGTTTTAACCTTGGTGGGAACTCCTCAAAAAGCCTTAGACTGGTTGCGAACGATGTTGAGTTCTCCTGATGATATTCTGCAAGAATGGTTTGACACAGAAATAGTTAAAGCGCCTTTAGCCCGGTTAGCCGCAGAAATTGGGGCCCCTCCCTCCCAAAAAGGCATTACCGCCGGTATGATCATGATGGCCATGCGTCATCAGCCGGGAATTGCTCGACCGAAAGGGGGTACAGGCGCATTAACCGCCGCCTTAGTGAAATTAGTCCAAGCTAAAGGAGGCACAATTTTAACCGATCAACCGGTTAAACAAGTCATAATAGATGATGGCCGGGCTGTCGGGGTTCGAGTCGCCACAGGAAAAGAATACCGGGCGACAAAAGGAGTAATTTCTAATATAGACGTGCGACGATTATTTCTACAATTAATTGACCCTCAAGATATCGATGGGGTTGCCCCAAAATTGCTCGAAAGAATAGACCGGAGAATTACCAATAATAACGAAACTATTCTCAAAATTGATTGTGCTTTATCTGAACCGCCACGTTTTGAAGCCTACGGTCACAAAGATGAATATTTAAACGGAACTATCCTCATTGCTGACTCAGTTGCTCATGTAGAAAAAGCACATTCTACAACCATTGTAGGAGAAATCCCCGACGAAAATCCCTCCATTTATGTCGATGTTCCCAGTGTATTAGATCCCTCTCTTGCTCCCGACGGAAAACATACTCTCTGGATCGAATTTTTTGCCCCTTATCAAATTGCCGGGGGGGAAGGAACGGGCTTAAATGGAACAGGATGGACAGATGAGCTTAAAAATAAAGTGGCAGACCGGGTTATTGATAAATTAGCCGAATATGCGCCCAATATTAAAAATACAATTATTGCTCGTCGGGTAGAAAGTCCGGCAGAATTAGCCGTAAGATTGGGATCGTATAAAGGAAATTATTATCATATAGATATGACCTTAGAGCAAATGATTTTTTTACGTCCTTTACCAGAGATTGCCAATTATAAAACACCAATTAAAGGATTATACCTAACGGGTGCAGGAACTCATCCGGGTGGGTCAATTTCGGGAATGCCGGGGCGCAATTGTGCTAGGGTTTTTATACGAGATCATCGCTTTTTATTGTCGAGGCTGTTTTAATTTTTCTCAAATATAAAGTATTCTCAAATAGGTTCATCAAAATTGGAGTGACCGTTTTGATCTTAGATAGGCATTAATGACTAGAAATATAATTGCTTATCTTTGAACCTTTACCATGATTACAGGTTTAAAAATTGGTGATTTAAGTTGTAGGAGAGTTCATGAAAAAAGTTTTAATTTTAGGCGGACAAGGCAGAATTGGCAGCAGTGTCGCTCAAGATTTACTCAGTCATACCGACGCAGAAATTGTGGTAACAGGACGGAATGATAATCGTAAAGTTTTGCAAAATTCCCTTGACAAATCTCTTCAATTATTGACCTTAGACTTAGATAATCTCGAAGGGTTAAGAACGGCAATTAAAGGCTGTGATCTGGTGATTCATTGTGCTGGCCCCTTTCATTATCGAGATGGGAGAGTGATCAAAATCTGTATTGAAGAAGGGGTAAATTATATTGATGTGAGCGATCATCGCTCGTTTTATCAGAAAGTTATTCAATATCGAGAAGAGGCAAAACAAGCCGGTATTACAGCGATTCTAAATACCGGAGTGTTTCCGGGAATTTCTAATAGTATGGTTCGTGAAGGAGTGGAAAAATTAGACCAAACAGATACCATCCATTTAAGTTATACAGTTGTCGGGTCTGGGGGTGCAGGAATAACCGTTATGCGGACGACTTTTTTAGGGTTGCGCGAACCTTTTGACGCTTGGCTCGATGGAAAATGGCAAAAAGTTTTACCTTATACAAAGCGGGAAAAAGTAGATTTTCCTCAACCTTATGGAGCAACAGGAGTATATTGGTTTGATGTTCCCGAAACTTATACTTTTGCTGAGTCTTTTAAGGTCAAAAATGTGATTACCAAATTTGGATCTATTCCGGATTTTTATAACCATTTGACTTGGATAACTGCTCATGTTTTCCCCACCGCTTGGATAGAAAGTCATGCCGGGATAGAATTTTTCTCTAAGGTCAGTTATAACATGACTTCTGTCACCGATAAATTAACGGGGATTGGGGTAGCCATGCGAGCCGAAATTAGGGGAGAAAAAGAAGGAAAGCCCGCGAATTATTTGTCAACTATGGTACATAATAATACGGCATTTTCCGCAGGGTGTGGAACGGGAAGCGTAGCTCAATTTTTGTTAGAAGAAAAATTAAATCAACCCGGAATTTATCCCGTTGAACAAGTGTTAACAACTGATTTATTTCAAGCAGCGATGAATAATCGGGGAATTGAAATTAATACCCATTTAGTTTACAATTAAGATAAACTGGGGAAGAAGAAATTAATGTAATGGCAACTTTACAAGCTCGAAATTTAACCTTAGCTGATGTTCATCGTCTTTTGGGATTCCAGAAACGTTATAATGGAAAATTTGAAGATTTTTTATCTTTAGGAGAAATTCCCGATTCAGAAGAACAGGAATTATTAAAAATTCAAGAGGACTTTGAACATTATCTAGACGAAGAAGCTTTAGAAGGACAAGTCAGATTAATTGCTGTTGCGCCATTACTCAGATTAGCCGGCTTTTATAATTATCCTATACAGATGAAAGTCGAAAATAATATCGACTCAATTGAGCTTATTCAGGAAAAAGGAACGACTATTACGGGAAGATTTGATATCATTGCCATTAACAAAGAACAGCAATTAGGGAATAATATTTTCTTTTGGGTTTTAGTCATTGAATCCAAGAGAAGTAGTGTTAATGCAGTAGCCGGCTTACCCCAACTCTTGACCTATGCTTATAAAAGTTTAGACTATCAAGAGGCAGTCTGGGGCTTGGCAACTAATGGAATGCACTATCAATTTATCTATATTCAGCGCGGAGAAAAACCGACTTACATATATATGCCGATTTTGAATCTATTAGAAATAGAAAGTTCTAGACAATTACTCCAGGTACTAAAAGCAATTGATAATGGATAATGGATAATGGATAATGGATAATTGATAATGGATAATGGATAATGGATAATGGATAATTGATAATGACTAATGACTAAGAACTAACAACTAATGACTAATGACTAATGACTAATGACTAATAAAAGAACTCTTTCAAGACGAAAGTTTATTACTCTAGCGGGTGCAAGTACCACAACAGTAGGATTATCCTTGTTTCTAAAACCTCATTTAGCATTATCAAAAAAATCTAAGGAACTTGTCCGAGATCCTCAAGGAATTTTTGACCTTCCCGAAGGATTTCAGTATAAAATTCTCTCAATTCAAGGACAAAAAATGAGTGATGGAACTCCTGTTCCGACATATTTTGATGGGATGGGAGCTTTTGCCGGCCCAAACGGGACTACTATTTTAATTCGTAATCATGAATTAAGTCCGGGGGATAAACCATCTGTCATCGCTTCCCATCAGAACAAATTCGATCGACGTTCTAGTGGTGGAACGACTACCCTAATTATAGATAGCGATCGCAACGTCATTGAAGAATATGTCTCCCTGGCCGGAACTAACCGCAATTGTGCCGGCGGAACAACCCCTTGGGGATCGTGGATCTCCTGTGAAGAAGATGTCGCCCCCAATCATGGCTATAATTTTGAAATCCCCTCCCAAGGAAAAATCATTAAACCTGAACCCTTAGTCGCAATGGGAAGATTTCGCCACGAAGCGATCTCGCAGAGATCCGCGTAGCGGTGCGCCGTTGATGTCAATACCGGATATATTTATCAAACCGAAGATCAAAATGATGGGTGTTTTTATCGTTTTCGTCCCCATCAACGGGAAAATTTAAAAGCTGGCGGGATTTTAGAAGCATTAGTCATTGAAGGAAGACCAACAGTAGATACAGGAGTTAATTTTCCCCTAAAACAACCGATAAAAGTCAAATGGGTGGAAATAGAAGAGGTTAATCCCAAACAAGATACTTTGCGAAATGAAGCACAAATTAAAGGCGCGGCCATTTTTAGACGGGGAGAAGGAATATGTTATGGACAAGGGATGATTTATTGGACTTGTACCAGTGGAGGAAAATCTCAAGCCGGTCAAATTTTTCGCTATCATCCTTCATCAGAAACCATTGAACTCTTGATCGAGTCTCCAGACAAACAAGTTTTAGATTATCCTGATAATATTATTATGTCTCCTTTTGGAGATTTAATCATCTGTGAAGATGGCCAAGGAGAACAGTTTTTAGTAGGAATGACTCCTGAAGGAAAGCTTTATCATTTGGGCAAAAATGCTCTTAATAATAGTGAATTAGCCGGAGTTTGTTTTTCTCGTGATCATCAAACTATGTTTGTTAATATTTATTATCCAGGGATTACTTTAGCCATTTGGGGAGAGTGGTAACCCCTAAGTTTAAAAGAGTAGTAAAATTTCTATTTTATGATTTTTAATTGATAAAAATGTCTTAATAAGTACCTGTACACAATTAAAGTTAACTGTGAGATTAGGCAACAGGGAACAGGCAACAGGGAACAGTTAAGGATTGTAGGCATTTTACAATTGTTTACACAATTCACTTTATTTATGTCCGACTACTTATATAACAGAATTTAATAGAGATATTGAAGACTTAAATTTTATCCCAAAAAACTAGACTCATCGATAAAAAGACTCAGAAAAAGCCGAGGCTGCTCAGAAAAAAAACTTAAAATTTCGTTACATAAAAAGTCAGATCTGATAATTTCCTTAAGATATGACCCCTTCAAGCTTATCTCATAAGAAAATTTGACTAGGCTAGGATTAATAGCACTTTAATCCCTAGCTCATAATACCATACCTTCTTTGTCACTTTTTAGGCCAATAAGAATGAATAACAACAAACAGCCGATCAAACAAGGCCTATACGATCCACAGTTCGAGCATGATGCCTGTGGTGTCGGGTTTATCGTACACATGAAAGGGAAAAAGTCTCATGAGATCGTTGAGCAAGCCTTGACGATCTTATTGAATCTGGATCACCGGGGCGCGTGTGGATGTGAAACCAACACCGGCGATGGGGCGGGGATCTTAATGCAAGTGCCGCATAAATTCTTATTGAAGGTGGCGGCGGCATCGAAGATTAATTTGCCTGAACCGGGTCTGTATGGGGTCGGGATGATCTACTCTTCACCGGATCCGACCATTCGAGAACAAAGTCGACGGATTTTTGAGCGTGTTGTGGAGGAAGAGGGGCAATCTGTCCTCGGTTGGCGGGATGTGCCGACGGATAATTCGAGTTTGGGTAATACGGCTCTGTCGGCTGAACCGTTTATGGAACAGGTGTTTATTGGACGTAACCCCAATTTAACGGATGATTTGGCTTTTGAGCGCAAACTCTACGTGATTCGCAAGCGCTCTTATAAGGCGATTCGAGAGCCGGGAATTGACCCTCGTTGGTATCCTTCTTCGATTTCTTGTCGGACGATCGTGTATAAGGGGATGTTGATGCCGGTACAGGTGGGGCAATATTACCCGGAACTCCATGACCCGGATATGGAAAGCGCTCTGGCTTTGGTGCATTCTCGTTTTAGTACGAATACTTTCCCCTCTTGGGAGCGGGCACACCCCTATCGCTACATTGCTCATAATGGGGAAATTAATACGATGCGGGGTAATATTAATTGGATGCACGCCCGTCAATCTCTGTTTGAGTGCGATAAGTTCGGGGAGGATATGAAGAAGGTGCAGCCGGTGATTAATATCGATGGCAGTGATTCGACGATTTTTGATAATGCGTTGGAGTTGTTGGTGTTGTCGGGGCGCACGCTCCCCCACGCGATGATGATGATGATTCCTGAGCCTTGGGCGGGTCATGAAGAGATGAGCGACGAGAAGAAGGCGTTTTATCAGTATCATTCTTGTTTGCTCGAGCCTTGGGATGGGCCGGCTAGTATCGCGTTTACGGATGGGACTCAGATGGGGGCGGTTTTAGATCGCAATGGGTTACGCCCTTCTCGTTATTATGTGACGAAGGATGATTTGGTGATTATGGCCTCGGAGGCGGGGGTTTTACCGATTGAGCCGGAACGGGTTGCTCTAAAGGGTCGTCTCCAACCGGGACGGATGTTTTTGGTGAATATGGAGGAGGGACGCATTATCTCGGATTCTGAGATTAAGTCTCAAGTGGTGAATGAACATCCCTATCGGGAATGGTTGAATGAGCATTTAGTGAAGTTGGAAGATTTATCTGAAGGCAGAGGGCAGGAGGCAGGAGGCAGAAGGGAAGACCTTTCTGAAGGCAGAGGGCAGGAGGCAGGAGGCAGAAGGGAAGATACTTCCCACACTCCCCACACTCCCCCCTCTCTAGATTTAAAGGCGCGTCAGATGACGTTTGGGTATACGTTTGAGGATCTGCGGTTGTTGTTGACTCCGATGGCCAGGGATGGGGTTGAGGCTGTGGGGTCGATGGGAACGGATACTCCTTTGGCGGTGTTGAGCGATCGCCCGAAGTTGCTTTATGATTATTTTCAACAGTTGTTTGCTCAGGTGACTAATCCGCCGATTGATTCGATTCGGGAGGAGATTATTACGTCTCCTTTGACGACGATTGGCTCTGAGGGGAATTTGTTGAAGCCGACTCCTTCTAGTTGTCATTTGATTGAGTTGAAAACGCCGATTTTGACGGATGCTGAACTGGCTAAGTTAAAGTCTATTGATCAGGGGAGTTTTAAGTCGGTTACGATTCCGATTTTGTTTAATCCCAAAGATGGGGTGAAGGGGTTGGAAACTCGTCTGGAGGAGATTTTATTGGAAGTGGATGAGGCGATCGCGTCTTCCTGTGTCAATATTGTTATTTTAAGCGATCGCGGGATCAATCAGTCTTTAGCTCCGATTCCGGCGTTGTTGGCGGTGGCGGGGTTACACCATCATTTGATCCGAAAGGGGACTCGGACGAGGGTGGGGATTGTGTTGGAGTCGGGTGAACCGAGGGAGGTTCATCATTTTGCCACTCTGATTGGTTATGGATGCGGTGCGATTAATCCTTATTTGGCGTTTGAGACTCTTAACGAGATGATCCATGAGGGGTTGCTGGTTAATGTGGATCATTATACGGCGGTTAAGAATTATATTAAGGCGGCAACGAAAGGGGTGATTAAGGTCGCGTCTAAGATTGGCATTTCGACGATTCAAAGTTATCGCGGGGCGCAAATTTTTGAGGCGGTGGGGTTAAATCGTTCTGTGGTTGATAAGTATTTTTCTTGGACGGCTTCCCGGATTGAGGGGTCGGATTTGGAGGTGATTGCGACTGAGACGATTTTACGCCATACCCACGCTTACCCGGATAGGCAGATCAATGGTCATGTTCTCGACCCCGGTGGGGAGTATCAATGGAGAAAGGCGGGTGAGGCTCATTTATTTAGTCCGGAGGCGATTCATTCTCTGCAAAAGGCGGTGAGAACGGGCAATTATGAAGCGTTTAAGGAGTATGCGAAGCTGATTAATGAGCAGAATAAGAAGTTCTTTACTCTGCGGGGTTTGTTGGAGTTTAAGGGGCGCGAACCGGTTCCGTTAGAGGAGGTTGAACCGATTGAGGCGATTATGAGACGCTTTAAGACGGGGGCGATGAGTTATGGGTCGATCTCTAAGGAGGCTCATGAGGCGCTGGCGATCGCTATGAACCGCATTGGGGGTAAGTCGAATACGGGGGAAGGGGGTGAAGACCCGGAACGCTATACCTGGACGAATGAACGGGGAGACTCGAAGAATAGCGCGATTAAGCAGGTGGCTTCGGGACGGTTTGGGGTGACGAGTTTGTATCTGTCCCAGGCGAGGGAGATTCAGATTAAGATGGCGCAGGGGGCTAAACCGGGTGAGGGGGGACAACTCCCTGGCAGAAAGGTCTATCCACCGATTGCTAAGGTGCGTCATTCGACTCCTGGGGTGGGGTTGATTTCTCCGCCGCCTCACCATGATATTTATTCGATTGAGGATTTGGCCCAATTAATTCATGACCTGAAGAATGCGAACCGGGAGGCGCGAATTAATGTCAAGTTGGTGTCTGAGGTGGGTGTGGGTACGATTGCTGCTGGGGTGGCGAAGGCTCACGCGGATGTGGTGCTGATTTCGGGGTATGATGGGGGGACGGGTGCGTCGCCGATGACTTCGATTAAACACGCGGGTCTGCCTTGGGAGTTGGGTTTGGCGGAAACTCATCAGACGTTGGTGTTGAATAATTTGCGCTCGCGGATTGTGGTGGAGACGGATGGTCAGTTGAAGACGGGGCGCGATGTGGTGATTGCGGCTCTGTTGGGGGCTGAGGAGTTCGGGTTTTCTACTGCGCCGTTGGTGAGTTTGGGCTGTATTATGATGCGGGTGTGTCATCTGAATACTTGTCCGGCAGGGATTGCGACCCAAAATCCGGAGCTTAGGGAGAAGTTTGTCGGAGATCCGGAGCATACGGTGAATT belongs to Gloeothece citriformis PCC 7424 and includes:
- a CDS encoding STAS domain-containing protein produces the protein MTYKIKVIRPSGILGEAQALEFRQEISKLLEEKTDIIVVDFKDVTFMDSSGLGGLVVALKTVRLAGAKLFLCSINDQVKMLFQLTSLDRIFEIFSSREELEQKIGNQ
- the gltB gene encoding glutamate synthase large subunit, with amino-acid sequence MNNNKQPIKQGLYDPQFEHDACGVGFIVHMKGKKSHEIVEQALTILLNLDHRGACGCETNTGDGAGILMQVPHKFLLKVAAASKINLPEPGLYGVGMIYSSPDPTIREQSRRIFERVVEEEGQSVLGWRDVPTDNSSLGNTALSAEPFMEQVFIGRNPNLTDDLAFERKLYVIRKRSYKAIREPGIDPRWYPSSISCRTIVYKGMLMPVQVGQYYPELHDPDMESALALVHSRFSTNTFPSWERAHPYRYIAHNGEINTMRGNINWMHARQSLFECDKFGEDMKKVQPVINIDGSDSTIFDNALELLVLSGRTLPHAMMMMIPEPWAGHEEMSDEKKAFYQYHSCLLEPWDGPASIAFTDGTQMGAVLDRNGLRPSRYYVTKDDLVIMASEAGVLPIEPERVALKGRLQPGRMFLVNMEEGRIISDSEIKSQVVNEHPYREWLNEHLVKLEDLSEGRGQEAGGRREDLSEGRGQEAGGRREDTSHTPHTPPSLDLKARQMTFGYTFEDLRLLLTPMARDGVEAVGSMGTDTPLAVLSDRPKLLYDYFQQLFAQVTNPPIDSIREEIITSPLTTIGSEGNLLKPTPSSCHLIELKTPILTDAELAKLKSIDQGSFKSVTIPILFNPKDGVKGLETRLEEILLEVDEAIASSCVNIVILSDRGINQSLAPIPALLAVAGLHHHLIRKGTRTRVGIVLESGEPREVHHFATLIGYGCGAINPYLAFETLNEMIHEGLLVNVDHYTAVKNYIKAATKGVIKVASKIGISTIQSYRGAQIFEAVGLNRSVVDKYFSWTASRIEGSDLEVIATETILRHTHAYPDRQINGHVLDPGGEYQWRKAGEAHLFSPEAIHSLQKAVRTGNYEAFKEYAKLINEQNKKFFTLRGLLEFKGREPVPLEEVEPIEAIMRRFKTGAMSYGSISKEAHEALAIAMNRIGGKSNTGEGGEDPERYTWTNERGDSKNSAIKQVASGRFGVTSLYLSQAREIQIKMAQGAKPGEGGQLPGRKVYPPIAKVRHSTPGVGLISPPPHHDIYSIEDLAQLIHDLKNANREARINVKLVSEVGVGTIAAGVAKAHADVVLISGYDGGTGASPMTSIKHAGLPWELGLAETHQTLVLNNLRSRIVVETDGQLKTGRDVVIAALLGAEEFGFSTAPLVSLGCIMMRVCHLNTCPAGIATQNPELREKFVGDPEHTVNFMRFIATEARELMAQLGFRSLDEMVGRTDVLEPKKAVDHWKAKGLDFSKILYQPEVGPEVGRYCQIPQDHGLEKSLDMTVLLDLCKPAIEKGEKVSATVPIKNINRTVGTILGNEITKNHWQGLPDDTVHLHFKGSAGQSFGAFVPRGVTLELEGDANDYLGKGLSGGKIILYPPVESTFVPEENIIVGNVALYGATAGEVYIRGIAGERFAVRNSGVSAVVEAVGDHACEYMTGGKVVVLGATGRNFAAGMSGGVAYVLDEAGDFATRCNTQMVGLESLDDPLEINEVYQLIKNHAEYTQSATAAKILANWEAMIPLFVKVMPFDYKRVLECIKNALASGLSGDEALSAAFEENSRDVARIGGS
- the crtO gene encoding beta-carotene ketolase CrtO; its protein translation is MENYDVIIIGAGHNGLVCAAYLLKAGYKVLLLEKRPVPGGAATTEEAIPDQAPGFKFNLCAIDHEFIFLGPVIEELQLGNYGLEYLFCDPTVFCPHPDGKYFLSYRSVEKTCQEIARYSPRDAEKYREFVDYWTTIMNAIAPWFNIPPQSILDLIQSYDFNRLKEVLTLVGTPQKALDWLRTMLSSPDDILQEWFDTEIVKAPLARLAAEIGAPPSQKGITAGMIMMAMRHQPGIARPKGGTGALTAALVKLVQAKGGTILTDQPVKQVIIDDGRAVGVRVATGKEYRATKGVISNIDVRRLFLQLIDPQDIDGVAPKLLERIDRRITNNNETILKIDCALSEPPRFEAYGHKDEYLNGTILIADSVAHVEKAHSTTIVGEIPDENPSIYVDVPSVLDPSLAPDGKHTLWIEFFAPYQIAGGEGTGLNGTGWTDELKNKVADRVIDKLAEYAPNIKNTIIARRVESPAELAVRLGSYKGNYYHIDMTLEQMIFLRPLPEIANYKTPIKGLYLTGAGTHPGGSISGMPGRNCARVFIRDHRFLLSRLF
- a CDS encoding saccharopine dehydrogenase family protein; translation: MKKVLILGGQGRIGSSVAQDLLSHTDAEIVVTGRNDNRKVLQNSLDKSLQLLTLDLDNLEGLRTAIKGCDLVIHCAGPFHYRDGRVIKICIEEGVNYIDVSDHRSFYQKVIQYREEAKQAGITAILNTGVFPGISNSMVREGVEKLDQTDTIHLSYTVVGSGGAGITVMRTTFLGLREPFDAWLDGKWQKVLPYTKREKVDFPQPYGATGVYWFDVPETYTFAESFKVKNVITKFGSIPDFYNHLTWITAHVFPTAWIESHAGIEFFSKVSYNMTSVTDKLTGIGVAMRAEIRGEKEGKPANYLSTMVHNNTAFSAGCGTGSVAQFLLEEKLNQPGIYPVEQVLTTDLFQAAMNNRGIEINTHLVYN